One segment of Brassica napus cultivar Da-Ae chromosome C3, Da-Ae, whole genome shotgun sequence DNA contains the following:
- the LOC106346023 gene encoding NAD(P)H dehydrogenase (quinone) FQR1-like, whose translation MATKVYIVYYSMYGHVETLAEEIRKGAASVEGVEAKLWQVPETLPEEVLSKMSAPPKSESPIITPNELTEADGFVFGFPTRFGMMAAQFKAFLDATGGLWRTQSLAGKPAGIFYSTGSQGGGQETTALTAITQLVHHGMVFVPIGYTFGAGMFEMENVKGGSPYGAGTFAGDGSRQPTELELQQAFHQGKYIATITKKLKGSTTA comes from the exons ATGGCGACCAAAGTGTATATCGT GTACTACTCAATGTATGGTCATGTGGAGACATTGGCTGAAGAAATAAGGAAAGGAGCTGCCTCTGTTGAAGGCGTTGAAGCTAAATTATGGCAG GTACCTGAGACACTCCCAGAAGAAGTACTCTCTAAGATGAGCGCACCACCAAAGAGTGAATCCCCAATCATCACCCCCAACGAGCTAACCGAAGCTGATGGCTTTGTCTTTGGATTCCCAACGAGGTTCGGCATGATGGCCGCTCAGTTCAAGGCCTTCTTGGACGCTACCGGTGGACTCTGGAGGACTCAGTCGCTCGCTGGTAAACCAGCTGGTATCTTCTACAGCACTGGCTCTCAAGGTGGTGGCCAAGAAACCACCGC ATTGACGGCGATAACTCAGCTCGTTCACCACGGGATGGTGTTTGTGCCCATTGGTTACACATTTGGTGCTGGAATGTTTGAGATGGAGAATGTGAAAGGAGGTAGCCCCTATGGAGCTGGAACATTTGCAGGAGATGGGTCGAGGCAGCCAACGGAGCTGGAGTTGCAGCAAGCGTTTCACCAAGGCAAGTACATTGCAACCATCACCAAGAAGCTCAAGGGATCTACCACTGCTTAG
- the LOC111203917 gene encoding glutathione S-transferase T3-like: MDSHQSQSSGFVHLLNSQLPNHEYPTPFMSSLPSPDLGGSASRAQNGEDRKQRCKWSIAEDLVLISVWLNTSKDPLVGNEQRAGTFWKKIAAYYNASPKVIGLAKREQSHCKQRWGKINEGVCKFMGSYDAATKQRTSGQSEDDVLKAAHEIFFNDYKVKFSLEHAWRELRNDQKWCGAYGSSQQSSGSKRKRVGEEQSFQSSASMPSVNGEDEPMARPMGVKAEKTKAKRPMGEEGKNLQELRQMWEIKAKDLIMKDKLSKTKLLDSLLAKTEPLSELEVTLKNKLITEMLSM; the protein is encoded by the coding sequence ATGGATTCTCATCAAAGCCAGTCTTCTGGCTTTGTACACCTACTAAACAGTCAACTACCTAACCATGAATACCCAACTCCGTTTATGAGTTCTTTACCTAGTCCAGACCTTGGAGGTTCTGCTTCACGTGCACAAAATGGTGAGGACCGTAAGCAAAGGTGCAAGTGGTCAATAGCTGAAGACCTGGTCCTCATCAGTGTATGGTTGAACACCTCCAAGGATCCACTAGTTGGAAATGAGCAAAGAGCAGGAACCTTTTGGAAGAAGATTGCCGCTTATTATAATGCAAGTCCCAAGGTGATTGGTTTGGCTAAGAGAGAGCAAAGCCACTGTAAGCAAAGGTGGGGGAAGATAAATGAGGGTGTCTGTAAGTTCATGGGTTCATATGACGCTGCAACAAAACAGAGGACCAGTGGCCAGAGTGAAGATGATGTTCTGAAGGCTGCACATGAAATTTTCTTTAACGATTACAAGGTGAAGTTCTCGTTAGAGCATGCCTGGAGGGAGCTTAggaatgatcagaaatggtgTGGGGCTTATGGAAGTAGTCAACAAAGCTCTGGTTCAAAAAGAAAGAGGGTGGGGGAAGAACAATCTTTTCAGTCATCAGCATCTATGCCCAGTGTCAATGGAGAGGATGAACCAATGGCTAGGCCTATGGGTGTTAAGGCAGAAAAGACGAAGGCTAAAAGGCCAATGGGAGAAGAAGGGAAGAATCTGCAAGAGTTGCGGCAAATGTGGGAGATAAAGGCGAAGGACTTAATTATGAAGGATAAACTTAGCAAGACCAAACTGCTTGACAGTTTGCTTGCAAAAACAGAGCCACTTAGTGAATTAGAAGTGACACTTAAGAACAAACTGATTACTGAAATGTTGTCAATGTAA